DNA from Pichia kudriavzevii chromosome 5, complete sequence:
TATAATGATGAAGTAGGTGACCTACTTAAAGTGGCCAATCAACCTATAATCAGAGATTCGGGCGTGATTGAAGGACTTGAAAAGATATATGCAGGATGCAAAGAGGATATATTGGAGGTGCTAGAGATAGGTAGTATGAATCGCAAATTAGCAGACAGTAAGCAGTACAAAATGGGCTCGAAATCACACACTATTCTTCGAATCGAATTTTCTGTCGACGATGGAGAAATTGTACGTGAGAGTACACTATTTCTAGTTGATCTGGCTTCTCCTAAGAAGATAAATAGGTGTTTTGCAtcaattgaggaaaaacTCACTATCGATCCTTCATTCTCAGCACTAAAAAGTGTTATAAACAACTTGGCAGCTCAAGGAAACGAAGATCCATACAGAGATTCAAAACTGACAAGGATTTTACAAGATTCCTTGGCTGCACATACGAAGAAATTCATCATAATTACCTGTTCTCCTGATTCAAGATATTTTAATGAAACTGTGTcgttttttcaacttttgcAGAGATTGAAGCAAGTCGATAATTATGTTAATAAGAAGGATCTAATCAGGAAGGAACCtgaaaattggaaatcaaaatattttgatgcTTTGAATAGGATAGTAGAAGTGGAAGCACAAATAGAGAGCCTATTACATTTGGATAGAAACTGTACTGACTTATGTGAGTTGAAGGATGAAAACTTGATTTTTAAGAAAGATTTGTCAGTGTTAATGTCCTCGTTTAATGATCACACGACGAAGTTGGGGAACACACTACCATCTTCCTCATTGTGGGCTTTAACATCACTTAGGAAGGAGCTAGATGTTTATAAACGACTATTGGTCTCCAAGACCGACGAGATATTATACTTAAGAAGTCAAATTAATCGAAACAGTAATGGTGACGACATCACAAAGGAGCTTACAAGTACTATTCAACGGCAGAATGAGGACATACTGGTACAAATTAAGCGTGCAGAGAAACAGTTATGGGACAGCGAAGAGAAGTACAAGCTGGCTAACGACAAATGGACTGAACGAAATCAAATGGTTGAATTGGAGCAGTTGCAGATAGAATCAAAGCTCACCAATTTAGGAGAGAGACTGCGAAGTATACCGAAGGAAAGCAAGACCCAAACAAGCAAGGGATTGAATTTGAGTATTTTAAAACAATGAAAGTTGTTAGAGTTTTAGTTTGGTTTATATAATACAACATAACGCTTTGGGGGCCTATTGGCGAAAAGCTTGCTGGCCACTTTTCAAGCCAAGAATACAACGAACATCACTAACAAAGCGAAGGCTATGTAAGAGGGGTAGtagattcatcaattctGTATCATCAGGATCATTTATCCAACCCTCAATCATCAAGCCATTGTCTTGGTGTTTAACGTaagaaattggagaattatcaataataataacctTAGAATAgtctttctcttttgataTTCCCTTAGAGGTACTTCTACCAGAGACATTAGATGATAAGCTTGAC
Protein-coding regions in this window:
- a CDS encoding uncharacterized protein (PKUD0E05340; similar to Saccharomyces cerevisiae YKL079W (SMY1); ancestral locus Anc_2.633); this encodes MEETVKVYLRFRPTSGPHADYEINDNSVRIDSPQPLKQIRGGNTTVTQATTYTFDRIFGIEATEEEINLHIVANALNYVMSGHNSLILCCGQTGGGKTYTMNGITLGFFDMIFQEIEKADEKMLYTIGLSYFQIYNDEVGDLLKVANQPIIRDSGVIEGLEKIYAGCKEDILEVLEIGSMNRKLADSKQYKMGSKSHTILRIEFSVDDGEIVRESTLFLVDLASPKKINRCFASIEEKLTIDPSFSALKSVINNLAAQGNEDPYRDSKLTRILQDSLAAHTKKFIIITCSPDSRYFNETVSFFQLLQRLKQVDNYVNKKDLIRKEPENWKSKYFDALNRIVEVEAQIESLLHLDRNCTDLCELKDENLIFKKDLSVLMSSFNDHTTKLGNTLPSSSLWALTSLRKELDVYKRLLVSKTDEILYLRSQINRNSNGDDITKELTSTIQRQNEDILVQIKRAEKQLWDSEEKYKLANDKWTERNQMVELEQLQIESKLTNLGERLRSIPKESKTQTSKGLNLSILKQ